The nucleotide sequence agtgattcttcttcatttttcagCCATGAGGCCTGGTCCCACCCCCACAATCTGCTGTACCTGTGTGGGTTCCACATCTCACACTTGCCACACCACTGCACAGCTCCCCCACCATGCACGCATGGCTACGTATatgtatacacatacatattCAATGTACATATTTATATACAATTGCAATATATCGAGTAtgcactctgtgtgtgtgtattcatCTGCAACTGATCTGGAACCAATCCTTCTATCACGGAGCCAAGGCTCCAGCGCTTGCCAGATTTCTCACAAGTAGTTTACAGATGGAGCCCAGCTCTCCCTTGCTCTCTGCTGGCACAGGTTCAGCAGGAGGTGAGATGCTCTTTATGGTCTCCTGCGTGCTGTGGGTCTCTGCTGCGAgggaagagagaggtttgtGTCTGAGGATGAGTAAGGAATTCATTAGGAATTCATCTGGGGTGTTTCTGGCATCTGCAGGGGAAGGAACTGGTAGAAGATTAATTCACCAAGGGAAGGTGTATATCCAAATTAGGAAAAGGCAAGAGTAAGTTTAGGCACCATTAGAGTTATGAAACTGCTCTGGGCAAGGGCTCACAGTTTGTGAATTTGGCTTTTGGTCCCCGAGTTCTTACAATAAACTAAAACTGTCCATgtgtagaaagaaaaaagtccaaattattttttaaagctaatCTGCTAAAATGCATTGGGATTTTCTGTAGGTTTGGGTGGTCGGAGGAAGGGAGACAGAGAAAGCCCTGAACTAAGTCACCTTTGgttgattttgtttattttttccattaggaCAATGTTTCCATTTCCATGTACTGTTACAAGGATCTGGCAAACAGGGTTTATATCGAGAGCAATGCGAAATGACACGCTAcagccacttttttttttttaacacccCTGTCAGAAAAACCTTCACGAGCCGCTGAAAGGTCTTTACCAATATTCACCGGATTAACTGGGCGTAACTCCAAAACCAAAGTTCTTCTGGGGAGGTGACCTGGTCCTGCCTTGGGAATCCCGCCCGCTCGGAGCGCGGGGTGCGCAGTCCCAGGGGATGGATCCGGGAAtgcggtgccggtgccggtgccggtgccggtgccggtgccgggaGCGCTGCCCTGGCCCCCGGCCCGGCTGTTTCCCtgccccgcccctccccgccCGGCGCGGCGAGGGACGGGCCCTTCCCTCCGCTCCCGCTCCTCGTCCCTGCCTCCACCTCCatcctctccttctcctcccgCACAGGTGGGACCCTCTCCTGGCCGCCCATGCCTCCGCCGTGTCCCCGCGGGGCCCTGCCCGGgacccccctcctcctcctcctcctcttcctcctcctgccgctGCTCTGCGCGGCCCCCGGTGAGTGAGCGCGGCGTGCGGGATGCGGGACGCGGGACGCGGGGAAAGCATAACCCGGCACGGCAAAAAACTTCCCTGGCATCCCGCGCAGGTGAGAGCCTTCGGAccttgctccaagccttgtGCAAGTTGCGCACCTTTTTGAAAAGGCGCTTGTTTGCCAGCGGCTGAAGCGTTTCGGAGCAGCCGAGCGCTTGCAGGTCTCCCGTTGCGCTGCCGGTTTGGGGATCAGCAGGATGACTGCTTCGATGTGCTTTGGGGCAGGATGCCAGGCACAATTTTGGAGCAGTCTGATTGTTAGCACAGCCCTCACCCAGCGACCAGGGGTTTCCAGCGTTACCACGCTGCCCTGGGCGCTGGTACTGACACCAGCTGCaattttctgatgaaaaatataattatttagtTGGCGAAGAAGGCCAGTATAGGGTTTCCCTTGCCAAGAGAGCTGGGGAGAGGATGCTGGAGTGTCAAAAGCTTCTCTGCGGTGTATATTGAGCTCAAGTGTGGAAAGAGGAGCAAGGAGAGCAAGTTTCTCCTGGGAGAAACTTGTCTGCTTTGCCTGTCAAACTATAGCTATGACAGAAATACTCCTGGCAGTTTTTGAGAAATAatcttttgttattattatttccttctcaGTAAAtgtatgtgttttgtttttatttgcctAGATGCTTCAAGGGGAAATAAGCTGAAACTGATGCTTCAGAAACGAGAAGGTAAGTAAAGAGACAGCAAAGTGcattcctttgtttttcctcGGAGTTGGCTGCTGTCAGTGGATGAGTTGTCCCTGTAcctccagctccagccgtgcAGGCAGAACAGGAGGCTACAAGCACAGGGCCACACTCACTATGGGCCACACCAACatctgctcaggcagagccTCTGCCTGTTTGGGATGttgggctggaggctctgcctaCCACAGCTCCCTCTGAAATCTGGGGTTCCAGCCTCAGGCTGCACACCTGCCTTTtgctctgcacagagcacagcactgggctTTTCTAATGTGTGCATGGCAGACGTGGCATCTATCTGGTTTATCTGGGGAAGTCACAAACTTTTCCAAGGAATTATAATGCATGGAAATActgctggctcagcagggaagaaTACGTGCAAACCTGGTTTTGCCTATGATGCCTTGACttgttctttttgtctttttggcTCTACGCATGCTTCCTTTTTGGAAGACTGCTCTCTTGCGGGAGAGATGATGGCCAAAGGCCCAGCAGTCAGAAGCATGGAATGGCTTGCTGGTTGAGGGAAAGTGGTAGAAAAGAAGCCAGCTGGGAACAAGCTGCACCACAGCAGATGAAACATCCCAGAAGTTTTGGCTAGCTCCCCTCAGCCTGGTCTATGGCTGAAGCAAAGAATTTATAACCCCACAGAAGGGACTCCCACTTTCTGCCAGGCATTCttatttcatactttttttttttttctgggatcaCCCCGCACCTCTTACCAGAACTAAAATATATATCCCACCCACCTCTGTTTTCCTTGCGTGTGGGTTCCTTATGTCACCATTCTGCAGTGCTTCTGTGAAGATAGGAGTGACCTTCCTGCACCACAGCAGAGGCCACTTGTTTGCTCAGATTCCCTGGGGAGAGGGACTGCCTGGGCAGAGCTCTTGGGGCATGCAGACAACATGGCTTAGATCAAGAAGCACTGCAAAATAGATGATGGAAGGAATATGCAGCCTCTTTAATTCTATCCTTTTCTGGTTGGTTTCTAAAGTAAGTAGTACTGCTTCTCTTGCTGGCAGTGTCCCTTGTGTGAGGGCTCATTCATGGGACCCTTGCTCAGCTGTCCCTCTTCCCAATAATAACACCCAGTTCAAGCTCATGGTGAGTTATCAGTTTCCAGCTCGTCACTGTAGGACAGCCTACTGATTCTCACTTACTGCAACAACTCATCTACCACTTTTATCTTCAAAATCTCCTTCTCTCTGCAGTCCTTTGCCTTCCTCTGTGGGTCTGCCCAACTCCTACTTCAGAGGTTTTTACATCTCCACCTGCCTACCCCAGTCTTCCCTCAcatcctccaaaaatcccaTGTACACCTGTTTTCCTGATTTCTCCCTCATTGAAATGAACCATCTGAAGGCAAAACTTCTCCTACTCCTACACACTTCTTGTTTCACAGCCAGATCAATACCATGTTTTATCATTTCTGTGTGTGGCCAGGGACTGgccagtcacagaatcatagaactgTTAGATTAGAAAAGACATCTAAGTTTAAGTCCAACCATTTACCCAGCAGAGCCACGTTcaccactaagccatgtccccaagtgccacatctatgtgttttttgaacacttccagggatggcaaTTCCCATCACTTCCCTAGGCAGCTTGTTCCAAAGCTTAACCACTCATTAAGGaatttttcctaacatccaatTGAAACTTTCTGTGGCACACCTTGAAGCCATTCCTTCTCATCCTGTGTAGTCCTCTCATCCATGCCTTTGGGAAGTGCATCAATTCTTCTAGCAGCTGCAGCAAGCTGCTTTTAGGCATGCAGCAAGCCAGATGGCTCTTCTGGGTCCAGCAGGTTGAGGGCATTTCCATGCATCCCTCACACAGGTTGCTATGAAAACCTGACGGGCTTTTATTTTTACGCATACAGGACATTTAGTAGCACTCACCTAAATGCTACTATCTTACACATCAGACTCAAAAATCCgtcattttaaatgtttctccCTTCACTATAATACATTAGCAGTGTTTCCTCCAGCTTCCTCAGTCTTTTTAACTTCACCTCTCTTCTTCAACCAGATTTCTGCAACTGTAGCATTTAGGGCCAATTTCCTGTTCTCTCCTGAAAGCACAAGCACATAGTGTATATGCTCGTTgagtttgcatgtttttatctAAATTCCTCAGTTAGCTGCTGTACTTGAGCTCAGGAATACTTTTCAAGAATCCAGGAGAATGAGGGCAGCAGAGAAATCCTATTACATCGGTGATTCCGGGGTTTATTACTGTTATTCTGCTACAGGCATTGCACTGGCAAGCACAAAGGTAATGGCATGATGTGAGAATCATTTTCTTACTTGCTGCAAGCAGTACGATTCAGGCTGACCAAAAAATTTCCTGGCATGCCTTTTGTGGGGGGAATTAATttcagcctctgctgctgcgAAGCCTGAGGTGTCAGTGAAAGAAACAGCAGCCAAGGAGTTCCTGAGCAGCCTGAGACGCCAGCGGCGCCAGCTGTGGGACAGAAGCCAGCCTGACGTGCAGCAGTGGTACCAGCAGTTCCTGTACCTGGGCTTTGATGAGCAGGTGAGTGTACAGTGGAGAGGGATtataaaaaagagggagaacAGACAGGGATAGAACCAGGGGGATTggtttaaatgggaaaaaaaaatagattcgatattaagaagaaattctttactgtgatggtggtgaggcactggaacaagatGTCAGAGAAGCAGGTAATGCCCCATTCCTCTAAGTGTTGAAAGCCAGGTTTGatagggctttgagcaacctggtcgagtagaaggtgcccctgcccagatttcttctttaaagTGGCAAATGTCACACAGAAATATAACTTCTGTTACATGTTAGAGATCGTTACCTTATTTTattagtaggaaaaaaattacattaaggTCTTGTATGGAGTGTCTGCAATCAAACTTAATCTTAATCTATTGTAAGTGGACATATGAACAAAGTTTGCTTTGTGGATGGAATAGGTGGCCAGACTCAAATCAATCACTCATATTTCAGGAAAGTAATTTGTCAACCTAATCACCTTTTAAACATGCTAAGAAATCCACACCAAGCTGGC is from Cinclus cinclus chromosome 2, bCinCin1.1, whole genome shotgun sequence and encodes:
- the ECRG4 gene encoding augurin, which translates into the protein MPPPCPRGALPGTPLLLLLLFLLLPLLCAAPDASRGNKLKLMLQKREASAAAKPEVSVKETAAKEFLSSLRRQRRQLWDRSQPDVQQWYQQFLYLGFDEQKFEDDISYWTNLGRARNEYYGGYYQHHYDEDSPIGPRNPHTFRHGAGVNYDDY